The Bacteroidota bacterium genome has a window encoding:
- a CDS encoding cystathionine gamma-synthase family protein, whose product MSSDHRFRPETLMMSYGYKPELSEGAIKCPIFQTSTFVFKNAAAGKHFFEVAYGIKEKGPKEELGLIYSRLNNPDLEILENRLTLWDEAEEGAVFESGLAAITTVMLEFLSPGDLLLFSTPLYGGTDHFIHQVLSRFGIMAVPFHAGQGETELAKMIDSSGRSDRLGMIYLETPANPTNALIDIEMCAKVAARYRKPDRPVPIVVDNTYMGPLWQHPLKLGADLVVYSATKYIGGHSDVIAGACLGRKSLMARVRSLRTFLGNMAGPWTGWLLMRSLETLKPRMETQARNAAQVAEFLQAHPKVEKVYYLGLLDSNDPQFAIYKKQCNSAGAMVSFDIRGGEPEAFRFLDNLKLIRLAVSLGGTESLAEHPASMTHCDIQPDARVGMGITDKLIRLSIGVEYAQDIIWDIDQALEKV is encoded by the coding sequence ATGAGTAGCGATCATCGATTCCGGCCGGAGACGTTGATGATGTCTTACGGCTACAAGCCTGAACTATCGGAAGGCGCTATCAAGTGCCCGATCTTCCAGACCTCCACCTTCGTTTTCAAGAACGCGGCCGCGGGCAAGCATTTTTTCGAAGTGGCATATGGAATCAAGGAGAAAGGACCCAAAGAAGAACTGGGGCTCATCTACAGCCGGCTGAACAATCCCGACCTGGAGATTCTCGAAAATCGACTCACCCTGTGGGATGAAGCGGAGGAAGGTGCGGTCTTCGAGAGCGGTCTTGCCGCTATCACCACGGTCATGCTGGAATTCCTTTCTCCAGGCGACCTGCTGCTTTTCAGTACACCGCTCTACGGTGGTACCGACCATTTCATCCATCAGGTGCTGAGCCGGTTTGGTATCATGGCCGTTCCGTTCCATGCGGGCCAGGGAGAAACGGAACTCGCGAAAATGATCGATTCCAGTGGCAGGTCGGATCGGCTCGGGATGATTTACCTCGAGACACCGGCCAATCCTACCAACGCGCTCATCGATATCGAAATGTGCGCGAAGGTGGCTGCCCGCTATCGGAAGCCTGATCGTCCTGTGCCCATTGTGGTCGATAATACTTATATGGGTCCCTTGTGGCAGCACCCGTTGAAACTAGGCGCGGATCTGGTCGTGTATTCGGCAACCAAGTATATCGGCGGCCATTCCGATGTGATTGCAGGCGCATGTCTTGGACGGAAATCGTTGATGGCCCGCGTTCGTTCGCTGCGTACGTTTCTCGGGAACATGGCCGGGCCCTGGACAGGCTGGTTGCTCATGCGAAGCCTCGAGACCCTGAAACCACGTATGGAAACACAAGCCAGGAACGCGGCGCAGGTGGCCGAATTTCTGCAGGCCCACCCGAAGGTGGAAAAAGTATACTACCTCGGATTGCTGGACTCGAACGACCCTCAGTTCGCCATCTACAAAAAGCAATGCAATTCCGCCGGAGCCATGGTCTCCTTCGATATACGCGGAGGAGAGCCGGAAGCGTTTCGGTTCCTCGACAACCTGAAGCTGATCCGGCTGGCTGTCAGCCTGGGCGGCACGGAAAGCCTCGCGGAACACCCTGCAAGCATGACGCATTGCGACATTCAACCCGATGCAAGGGTTGGAATGGGCATTACGGATAAGTTGATCCGACTTTCGATCGGCGTGGAGTATGCACAGGATATCATCTGGGATATCGATCAGGCGCTTGAAAAAGTATAA
- a CDS encoding universal stress protein, whose translation MNQILCPTDFSPAAGHAVAYAAALSEQINARLVLLHAYESPVVFSSAPLTSIRDAKQQIKLAAQKKLDKLVQQLEKIHPRLATETKLLAGLGSERILDAARDIHADMIVMGATGTSKLSRLLIGSTTAAVIRDADCPVLCIPKEAKFNGINRIAFATDLQEDNLASAMTVTPFAAKFGAELSFIYVDDKHLLHSDEAIEEMTRRIRRRVKYPKLSGFIAKNPSITKGLETFLKKQPADLLVMFTHPRRLGETLFNQSVTRMMSHQSKIPLLAIRRMDQPVPSGERKP comes from the coding sequence ATGAACCAGATCCTCTGCCCTACGGATTTCTCGCCCGCTGCCGGCCATGCCGTCGCTTATGCAGCCGCATTGTCCGAACAAATCAACGCCCGCCTGGTGCTGTTGCACGCGTATGAATCTCCTGTCGTGTTTTCGAGTGCTCCTTTGACGAGCATTCGTGACGCGAAGCAGCAGATTAAGCTGGCTGCCCAAAAGAAATTGGATAAATTGGTGCAACAGCTCGAAAAAATCCACCCCCGCCTTGCAACCGAAACGAAGTTGTTGGCCGGCTTGGGTTCAGAGCGAATACTCGATGCCGCCCGCGACATCCATGCCGATATGATTGTGATGGGCGCTACCGGCACCAGTAAGCTCAGTCGTTTACTGATCGGCAGTACGACCGCAGCGGTTATCCGCGACGCGGATTGTCCAGTGCTGTGTATTCCCAAAGAAGCGAAATTCAACGGGATCAACAGGATCGCTTTCGCGACCGACCTGCAGGAAGATAACCTGGCTTCAGCCATGACCGTGACGCCGTTCGCGGCAAAATTCGGCGCCGAGCTCTCGTTTATTTACGTCGATGATAAGCACCTCTTGCATTCCGACGAAGCGATCGAAGAGATGACGCGACGGATCCGCCGGCGTGTGAAGTATCCGAAACTCTCGGGCTTCATCGCAAAGAACCCCAGCATCACGAAAGGATTGGAGACCTTCCTGAAAAAACAACCGGCTGATCTGCTGGTGATGTTCACCCATCCCCGGCGTTTGGGTGAAACGCTTTTTAACCAGAGTGTCACCCGGATGATGTCGCATCAGTCCAAGATTCCGTTGCTGGCCATTCGAAGAATGGATCAACCGGTACCTTCCGGGGAACGGAAGCCTTGA
- a CDS encoding PAS domain S-box protein, translating into MNAVQKRILLTGILLALGIFGLGYYLGPDYHLEFLYSLVVLLTIFVPGNRSTFDASVAMTGLILVGFFLSKDTVATNNRVLFTFFPVLIIWSFTFAIIKYKLSQENLLKSTEHLNAMFRFATEGILISNSKGVIVMANPRACQLFGYDADGLNNRSIEDLVPTRFRDHHAGFRKGYTQDPKNRPMGKGRDLFAKRSDGSEFPVEISLSTFVIKKEMFVISFLIDITERKLQDELIRQANEELEQRVEQRTAELAAANLSLATVNRTLHGEMATRAKVEEALRDSERLFNTIAHNFPDGIICVLDRNLRVVLIDGNALQDLDIPREKLNGKSLQDLQFLQLDDETKEKFRRVFQWETAYVEFSYADQRFALNAVPLPDNKGFVKEILLVIHNVTEIRKAEQEMKASLEKERSLNEMKSRFVSIASHEFRTPLSTILSSISLVDRYHQAGESEKARKHVERIKTSVKNLTEILNDFLSLEKLEAGKVEIHPETINLVRFAEDLCEELQALAKPGQVIHYRHTGEKEDVVSDKQLLRPICINLLNNAIKYSPENSRISFTTDTRNGIQLIVEDQGMGIPLEDQQHLFDRFFRAGNVTAIQGTGLGLNIVRKYARLLGGDIRFTSEVQKGTTFTVNLPETATA; encoded by the coding sequence ATGAACGCTGTTCAAAAGAGGATACTCCTGACCGGGATCCTATTGGCGCTGGGTATTTTCGGTTTGGGGTACTACCTCGGGCCTGACTATCATCTGGAGTTCCTGTACTCGCTGGTGGTCTTGCTGACCATTTTCGTACCTGGCAACCGCTCCACCTTCGATGCCAGTGTGGCGATGACGGGGCTGATCCTGGTCGGTTTCTTCCTGAGCAAGGACACGGTGGCGACCAACAACCGGGTGCTCTTCACTTTTTTTCCGGTGTTGATCATCTGGTCTTTCACGTTCGCCATTATCAAATACAAGCTGTCGCAGGAAAATCTGCTCAAAAGCACCGAACATCTCAATGCCATGTTCCGGTTTGCTACCGAAGGAATCCTGATCTCGAATTCCAAAGGCGTCATCGTGATGGCGAATCCCCGGGCCTGTCAGTTGTTCGGATATGATGCGGACGGGCTGAACAACCGATCCATCGAGGACCTTGTTCCTACCCGGTTTCGCGACCATCATGCCGGATTCCGGAAAGGCTATACGCAGGATCCCAAGAATCGTCCGATGGGAAAGGGCCGCGACCTTTTTGCTAAAAGAAGCGACGGCTCCGAGTTCCCGGTAGAGATAAGTCTCAGCACATTCGTGATCAAGAAAGAAATGTTCGTCATCTCCTTCCTGATCGATATCACGGAGCGAAAGCTACAGGACGAACTGATCCGACAGGCGAACGAAGAACTGGAGCAACGGGTAGAGCAGCGTACCGCCGAACTTGCCGCCGCGAACCTCAGCCTGGCCACCGTGAACCGTACCCTCCACGGCGAAATGGCTACCCGCGCGAAAGTGGAAGAAGCCCTGCGCGACAGCGAACGACTATTCAATACGATCGCCCACAATTTTCCGGACGGGATCATTTGCGTATTGGACCGTAACCTGCGCGTGGTACTGATCGACGGGAACGCATTGCAGGACCTCGATATTCCCCGTGAAAAGCTAAACGGCAAGTCGTTACAGGACCTTCAATTCCTCCAATTGGATGATGAAACGAAGGAAAAATTCAGGCGGGTTTTCCAGTGGGAAACGGCTTATGTGGAATTCAGCTATGCCGATCAGCGCTTCGCGCTCAATGCTGTTCCGCTCCCCGACAACAAAGGTTTTGTCAAGGAGATCCTGTTGGTCATCCATAACGTGACCGAGATCCGGAAAGCGGAGCAGGAAATGAAAGCGTCGCTCGAAAAGGAGCGTTCCCTGAATGAAATGAAGTCGCGTTTCGTTTCGATCGCGTCGCACGAATTCCGCACCCCCCTGAGTACGATCCTCTCCTCCATTTCACTGGTCGACCGTTACCACCAGGCCGGTGAAAGCGAGAAAGCCCGGAAGCACGTCGAGCGAATCAAGACATCCGTCAAGAACCTGACGGAGATCCTGAACGATTTTCTTTCACTGGAAAAACTGGAAGCCGGAAAGGTCGAAATTCATCCGGAGACTATAAACCTCGTGCGTTTTGCCGAGGATTTGTGTGAGGAACTTCAGGCCCTGGCAAAACCCGGACAGGTCATTCATTACCGGCACACCGGCGAAAAGGAGGACGTGGTATCCGACAAGCAACTGCTGCGGCCGATCTGCATCAACCTGCTCAACAACGCGATAAAATACTCCCCGGAGAACAGCAGGATTTCGTTCACAACAGACACCCGGAACGGCATCCAACTGATCGTGGAGGACCAAGGTATGGGTATACCTCTGGAAGACCAACAGCACCTGTTCGACCGGTTCTTCAGGGCCGGAAACGTGACAGCCATCCAGGGGACCGGACTAGGCCTGAACATCGTCCGCAAATACGCGCGTCTGCTGGGCGGCGACATCCGGTTCACCAGTGAAGTCCAAAAAGGCACTACCTTTACCGTCAACCTCCCTGAAACGGCAACCGCCTAA
- the ric gene encoding iron-sulfur cluster repair di-iron protein, with the protein MLKEQTLAEIVTRHPMAAAVFERHKLDYCCRGKRTLQDACENDPLLLNTVTTEVERVTRLEGGLSTYPEFDHLSLEELVQYIIGKHHHYVRSAMPLLDAHLRKVAGKHGERHPELHRIQHLFAQVKDDMDQHMFKEERILFPRILEIERAAQSASMHWIPDRHYITAPIHVMEAEHDEAGTALAEIHQLSSAYTPPDDACTTYRLVFEELKAFEQDLHQHVHLENNLLFPKAVALQQTIGTINLN; encoded by the coding sequence ATGCTGAAAGAACAAACGCTGGCCGAAATCGTGACACGGCACCCCATGGCCGCCGCTGTCTTCGAGCGTCATAAACTGGATTATTGCTGTCGCGGCAAACGCACCTTGCAGGATGCCTGTGAGAATGATCCGTTATTGTTGAACACGGTTACCACCGAAGTGGAACGAGTTACCCGCTTGGAAGGCGGCCTGTCCACATACCCCGAGTTCGACCACCTGAGTCTGGAGGAGTTGGTGCAATACATCATCGGAAAGCACCATCACTATGTACGTTCAGCGATGCCATTACTGGATGCTCACCTGCGAAAGGTGGCCGGCAAGCACGGGGAGCGACATCCCGAGCTGCACCGTATTCAGCACCTGTTCGCACAGGTGAAGGACGACATGGATCAGCATATGTTCAAGGAAGAGCGTATCCTTTTTCCGCGTATCCTGGAGATCGAACGCGCAGCGCAAAGTGCCAGTATGCACTGGATTCCGGATCGCCATTATATTACGGCGCCTATCCATGTGATGGAAGCCGAGCACGACGAAGCGGGGACGGCGCTCGCCGAGATCCATCAACTTTCTTCGGCTTACACGCCTCCGGATGATGCCTGCACGACGTACCGGCTCGTATTTGAGGAGTTAAAGGCCTTTGAACAGGATCTCCACCAACACGTTCATTTGGAGAACAACCTCTTGTTTCCCAAAGCGGTTGCGTTGCAGCAAACGATCGGAACAATCAACCTGAATTGA
- a CDS encoding cytochrome c, translated as MWKVLAWLSLFVASLGYSVWVYCASSREPSITDSETVLAGKKVFQQHNCIACHQVYGLGGYLGPDLTRLMSTPGKGSRWANAVIRTGNERMPAYDLTEADMAALLEFLSAVDRSAVIVPGRSELIQQPG; from the coding sequence GTGTGGAAGGTACTAGCCTGGTTGTCGCTCTTCGTCGCTTCACTCGGATATTCCGTCTGGGTCTATTGCGCTTCGTCGCGGGAACCTTCCATCACCGATAGCGAAACGGTATTGGCGGGGAAAAAAGTATTTCAACAACACAATTGCATCGCCTGTCATCAGGTGTACGGTCTTGGCGGCTATCTCGGACCGGACCTGACACGGCTGATGTCGACGCCTGGCAAGGGAAGCCGTTGGGCCAATGCCGTCATTCGGACCGGCAATGAACGGATGCCGGCGTACGACCTGACGGAGGCGGATATGGCTGCACTTCTTGAATTCTTATCGGCTGTGGATCGCAGTGCTGTGATCGTCCCTGGCCGGTCCGAACTGATTCAACAACCTGGATAA
- a CDS encoding tyrosine phenol-lyase: protein MAVQLKNKRPSWAEPYKIKVVELVRMTSPEDRRKALEAAGYNTFLLRSGQVYIDLLTDSGTSAMSDRQWAGMMLGDEAYAGSENFYHLEAVIRKYYGYRHVIPTHQGRGAENIISQILIKPGDIVPGNMYFTTTRLHQELAGGTFADIIIDEAHDPRSEFPFKGNVDLAKLDALVKQHGAKKIPYVSLATSVNMAGGQPVSMQNLKELYRYTRKHGIRIIHDMTRVAENAWFIKQREKGYAKKSVAEIVREICSYTDGATMSAKKDALVNIGGFLAVNDRKIYQEASNLVVVYEGLHTYGGLAGRDMEAIAIGITESVDDYHIHARIGQVEYLGNKLRDAGVPIVLPIGGHGIFLDARRFLPHLKQLEFPAQALAAAIYLDSGVRSMERGIVSAGRNKETGDHYYPPLELVRLTIPRRVYTQAHMDVVAESIERVYRRRRSVPGLKMIYEPKYLRFFQARFKPFSK, encoded by the coding sequence ATGGCAGTACAACTAAAGAACAAGCGACCATCCTGGGCCGAGCCCTACAAGATTAAAGTGGTCGAGTTGGTGCGGATGACGTCGCCGGAAGATCGCCGGAAGGCGCTGGAAGCCGCGGGTTACAATACCTTTCTCCTCAGATCCGGTCAGGTCTACATCGACCTGCTGACGGATTCCGGCACATCGGCCATGAGCGACCGCCAGTGGGCGGGCATGATGCTGGGCGATGAAGCCTACGCGGGAAGCGAGAATTTCTATCACCTCGAAGCGGTGATCCGGAAATACTACGGCTATCGGCATGTCATCCCGACGCACCAGGGCAGAGGGGCGGAGAATATCATTTCGCAGATCCTGATCAAGCCGGGCGATATCGTTCCCGGTAACATGTATTTCACCACGACGCGACTCCACCAGGAGCTGGCGGGTGGGACCTTCGCCGATATCATCATCGATGAAGCGCATGATCCCAGGAGCGAGTTTCCTTTCAAAGGAAACGTCGACTTGGCAAAGCTGGATGCACTTGTAAAGCAGCATGGGGCGAAAAAGATTCCCTACGTCTCCTTGGCGACCAGTGTGAACATGGCCGGCGGACAACCGGTTTCCATGCAGAATCTGAAGGAGCTTTATCGATATACGCGTAAGCACGGTATCCGGATCATCCACGACATGACCCGGGTGGCCGAAAATGCCTGGTTCATTAAGCAAAGAGAAAAAGGATACGCGAAGAAAAGCGTTGCAGAGATCGTTCGGGAAATCTGTTCCTATACCGATGGGGCCACGATGAGCGCCAAGAAAGACGCGCTCGTCAATATCGGCGGGTTCCTGGCGGTGAACGACCGCAAGATCTACCAGGAAGCCAGTAACCTTGTTGTAGTGTATGAAGGCTTGCACACCTATGGCGGACTCGCGGGACGCGACATGGAGGCGATTGCGATCGGCATTACCGAGTCGGTCGACGATTACCATATCCACGCCCGGATAGGCCAGGTGGAATACCTGGGCAATAAACTGCGCGATGCCGGAGTGCCGATCGTATTGCCGATCGGTGGTCACGGCATCTTTCTTGACGCCCGCCGGTTCCTGCCACACCTGAAACAACTGGAGTTCCCCGCACAGGCGCTGGCCGCGGCGATCTATCTTGATTCGGGTGTGCGATCGATGGAACGCGGTATCGTATCCGCCGGACGCAACAAGGAAACGGGCGATCACTACTATCCGCCATTGGAGTTGGTTCGTCTGACTATCCCGCGTCGGGTCTATACGCAGGCCCATATGGACGTTGTCGCCGAATCCATCGAACGTGTCTATCGCCGGCGCCGTAGTGTTCCCGGCTTAAAAATGATCTATGAGCCGAAGTATCTGCGGTTCTTTCAAGCCAGGTTCAAACCATTCTCAAAATGA
- a CDS encoding Hsp20/alpha crystallin family protein, translating into MPAVNVKDGKDQYEIEVAAPGLKKEDFKIRVEHGILTISSEQKSEKETKEGEYTRREFNYQSFSRSFALPQDVKEEDIQASYADGILKLLVAKKQTVTAKGREIAVK; encoded by the coding sequence ATGCCGGCTGTCAATGTGAAGGACGGTAAGGACCAGTATGAAATCGAAGTCGCGGCACCCGGTCTGAAGAAAGAGGATTTCAAAATTCGTGTGGAGCACGGTATCCTGACGATCTCCTCGGAACAGAAGTCGGAGAAGGAAACGAAGGAGGGCGAGTATACGCGTCGCGAATTCAACTACCAGTCGTTCTCAAGATCATTCGCGCTCCCGCAGGATGTCAAAGAAGAGGATATTCAAGCCAGTTACGCTGACGGAATCCTGAAGCTGCTCGTAGCCAAAAAGCAGACGGTAACAGCGAAGGGCCGCGAGATCGCGGTTAAATGA
- a CDS encoding universal stress protein yields MTIQKARSIRKILVPTDFSENAANAARFAVELGRNMASSVVLYHACRVPVLASNEMMIAASNTDLERESKDRLRQFADRLQSETGYLNIDVRISSGFAVDEIKELVEHEDFDLVVMGTKGATRLQSMLIGSNTADVISHCHCPVLAVPEDARFVPPARIVFATNYADNDFQTLYMLADMFRSFNPEIMVVHVEENRHNRIEQRMLDWFEAQVVASIPYDKFSFHLIHAEELEGALNDFLTSEKADMLAVATRRRGFFEKLTSKSLTRKLAFHSHLPLLAFHARNVPSTPLF; encoded by the coding sequence ATGACGATCCAAAAAGCCCGGTCCATTCGTAAGATTTTGGTTCCCACCGATTTTTCGGAAAATGCCGCCAATGCTGCGCGTTTTGCCGTTGAGTTGGGAAGGAACATGGCCTCCAGTGTGGTGTTGTACCATGCTTGCCGGGTACCCGTGCTCGCTTCTAACGAGATGATGATCGCCGCTTCCAATACCGATCTGGAACGCGAGTCGAAGGATCGGTTGCGCCAGTTTGCCGACCGGCTTCAGTCCGAGACCGGATATCTGAACATCGATGTTCGTATCAGCAGCGGTTTCGCAGTGGATGAGATCAAGGAACTGGTCGAGCACGAAGATTTCGATTTGGTGGTCATGGGTACCAAAGGTGCCACACGTCTGCAGAGTATGCTGATCGGCAGCAATACTGCTGACGTCATCAGTCACTGCCATTGCCCGGTACTGGCGGTTCCGGAAGATGCCCGGTTTGTACCGCCCGCCCGTATCGTCTTCGCGACGAATTACGCGGACAACGATTTTCAGACGCTCTATATGCTTGCGGACATGTTCCGTTCCTTCAATCCGGAGATCATGGTCGTGCATGTGGAAGAAAACCGACATAACCGGATCGAACAGCGGATGCTGGATTGGTTTGAAGCTCAGGTAGTCGCCAGCATTCCCTACGATAAATTCAGCTTTCACCTGATACACGCGGAAGAGCTCGAAGGCGCACTGAATGATTTCTTAACCTCGGAGAAAGCGGATATGCTGGCTGTGGCGACGCGTCGTCGCGGCTTTTTCGAAAAACTCACCAGTAAGAGCCTGACCCGAAAGCTGGCTTTTCATTCCCATCTTCCGCTCCTGGCGTTCCATGCCCGGAATGTGCCGTCTACACCTTTATTCTGA
- a CDS encoding tryptophanase yields MNFKTIIEPFRIKSVEPISMTTREDRVRYLHEAHYNPFLLSSEQVLIDFLTDSGTSAMSSRQWAAMMDGDESYAGARSWEHFRDAVHELTGMPYILPTHQGRAAERILYGQIGGKGKTFISNTHFDTTRANIEFSGAEAIDIPVQESRDFESDFPFKGDLDIEVLEQLIKQKGAGSIAGVILTVTNNSGGGQPVSMGNARAVRDICHRHGILFILDMCRIAENAWFIRHREKGYSGKTYLQIAQEMCSLADACVMSAKKDALVNMGGFLTLRSKSLADACTQLLIITEGFATYGGLSGRDMEAIAVGLREVFQPDYLHYRIKSTTYLGDKLKALGVPILFPVGGHAVYVDARRFYPNIPIEHYPGQALVCALYELGGVRCVEVGSVMFGKYDEQGKLVAAPMDLVRLAIPRRVYTQSHIDYVVEVFEAALKERDAAKGFRISYEPKFLRHFTAHFERL; encoded by the coding sequence GTGAACTTTAAAACCATCATAGAGCCTTTCCGCATCAAAAGCGTCGAGCCGATTTCCATGACAACCCGTGAGGATCGGGTACGCTACCTGCACGAAGCACATTACAACCCCTTCCTGCTGTCGAGTGAACAGGTCTTAATCGACTTCCTGACCGATAGTGGAACCTCGGCGATGTCGAGCCGGCAATGGGCGGCGATGATGGACGGAGACGAGTCCTACGCCGGCGCGAGAAGTTGGGAGCATTTCCGCGATGCTGTGCACGAACTGACGGGTATGCCGTATATCCTGCCCACTCACCAGGGCCGTGCCGCCGAGCGAATCCTCTATGGTCAAATCGGCGGGAAGGGTAAGACCTTTATCAGTAACACGCACTTCGACACCACGCGGGCGAATATCGAGTTCAGCGGCGCGGAAGCGATCGATATCCCGGTACAGGAATCGCGCGACTTTGAGAGTGATTTTCCCTTCAAGGGCGATCTGGATATAGAAGTGCTGGAGCAACTCATCAAACAGAAAGGTGCCGGATCAATCGCCGGAGTCATTCTTACCGTTACGAACAACAGTGGCGGCGGACAGCCCGTCAGCATGGGTAACGCCCGTGCCGTTCGTGATATCTGCCACCGGCACGGTATCTTGTTCATTCTCGATATGTGCCGCATCGCGGAGAACGCCTGGTTCATCCGTCATCGGGAAAAAGGTTATAGCGGGAAGACCTATCTGCAGATTGCACAGGAAATGTGCTCGCTGGCCGATGCCTGCGTCATGAGCGCGAAGAAAGACGCGCTGGTTAACATGGGAGGATTCCTGACACTGCGTAGCAAGTCCCTGGCCGATGCCTGTACGCAATTGTTGATCATTACGGAAGGATTTGCCACCTATGGCGGACTCTCCGGCCGCGACATGGAAGCCATCGCTGTTGGATTGCGCGAGGTGTTCCAGCCGGATTATCTCCACTATCGAATCAAGAGCACGACCTATCTGGGCGATAAACTCAAAGCCTTGGGTGTCCCGATCCTGTTTCCGGTTGGCGGTCATGCCGTCTATGTCGATGCCAGGCGTTTTTATCCGAACATACCGATCGAGCACTATCCCGGTCAGGCGCTGGTTTGCGCTTTATACGAATTGGGCGGGGTGAGATGCGTTGAAGTCGGATCGGTGATGTTTGGCAAGTACGATGAGCAGGGTAAGCTCGTGGCGGCGCCGATGGACCTGGTGCGACTGGCCATACCCCGAAGGGTTTATACGCAGAGCCACATTGATTATGTCGTCGAAGTCTTTGAAGCGGCGTTGAAGGAGCGGGACGCGGCCAAAGGTTTCCGGATCAGCTATGAGCCGAAATTCCTGCGTCATTTTACGGCGCACTTCGAGCGACTTTGA
- a CDS encoding response regulator — protein sequence MKKILLIEDNADMRENTAEILELANYKVISAPNGRVGVEKASKENPDLIICDIMMPELDGYGVLYLLSKNPSTASIPFIFLTAKAEKADLRKGMSMGADDYLTKPFEEMELLNAVEARLRKSDVFRKEFTKNIEGLSEFLAQARGLEELSRLSADRKVHHFKKKEMIYMEGDEPNGIIFVVKGRIKTYKTNEDGKEFITGIHKEGDFLGYIDLIENTEYRESAEAMDEAEVTIIPRQDFFSLLYSNRDVAAKFIKLLSNNLQETEDRLLNLAYNSVRKRVADALITLQQRYHTAKDQNSGFSVSREDLASMVGTATESVIRTLSDFKEEKLIDIKEKNIFILNPDRLSRMKN from the coding sequence ATGAAGAAGATCCTACTGATTGAAGACAATGCCGACATGCGGGAAAATACCGCAGAAATCCTCGAGCTGGCCAATTACAAAGTGATATCGGCTCCGAATGGCCGTGTAGGCGTGGAGAAAGCCTCCAAAGAAAATCCGGACCTGATCATTTGCGACATCATGATGCCGGAGTTGGATGGGTATGGCGTATTGTACCTGCTTTCCAAAAATCCGTCGACCGCCAGCATTCCCTTCATCTTTCTTACGGCTAAAGCCGAGAAAGCCGACCTGAGAAAAGGCATGAGCATGGGCGCCGACGATTACCTCACCAAGCCCTTCGAAGAGATGGAACTGTTGAACGCGGTCGAAGCACGCCTGCGGAAGAGTGACGTATTCAGGAAGGAATTCACGAAGAACATCGAGGGGCTCAGCGAATTCCTGGCACAAGCCCGCGGCCTCGAAGAGTTAAGCAGGCTTTCGGCCGACCGCAAAGTCCACCACTTCAAAAAGAAGGAAATGATCTACATGGAAGGCGACGAGCCCAACGGGATCATTTTCGTCGTGAAAGGACGTATCAAGACCTACAAGACCAACGAAGACGGCAAGGAATTCATTACCGGCATCCATAAGGAAGGCGATTTCCTGGGTTACATCGATCTGATCGAGAACACCGAGTACCGCGAATCAGCCGAAGCGATGGACGAAGCGGAAGTGACGATCATCCCCCGACAGGATTTCTTCTCGTTGCTCTACTCGAACCGCGATGTGGCGGCCAAGTTCATCAAATTGCTTTCCAACAACCTGCAGGAAACGGAAGACCGGTTGCTCAACCTCGCGTATAATTCCGTACGGAAACGGGTAGCCGACGCGTTGATCACGCTGCAGCAGCGCTACCATACCGCCAAGGATCAGAACTCCGGGTTTTCCGTTTCGCGTGAAGATCTCGCCAGTATGGTCGGAACGGCCACCGAATCGGTCATCCGTACCTTGTCTGACTTCAAGGAAGAAAAGCTGATCGACATCAAGGAGAAGAATATCTTCATCCTGAATCCGGACCGGCTTTCACGCATGAAGAACTGA